The genome window GCTGGGACACACACTGGAACCTCTTGTTTATTCTAAACAGTGACAGTTGAATAATCTACACTTTGTGTTACAGAAAGTAGAACAGTCCCCTCTGGAATCATTAAAAAATTTCCAACTTTTATCAATGAATTTCAAGTTACAGTAAGCTTCCCCCTGAGTCTTCAGAGACAGCAGCTCCAAATTGCATTTCTACATCTTAGTTCCTCTTCCATTTCCTCTGCTGATATCGGGAGCCGTTGTTCagatagttttatatattacactTGTCTCACACAGACATCTAGAACTGAAGAGCCTGTCCTGACCTCACAGCTTGTTTCACAGCACTACATTTCCCATAGCTCACAATGGTTTTTAATATGATGCACCTGCTTTACCAGGATTTCACTgcgctgtattacactttgctgtgcttttactgtggggaacttcTATCACGGATAACAGAGCACTAAGCAAAGGCTTGcaatgtcatttgaagctactaaAACTATTTGCAAACACAGCCTACACTAACTACATCATTATATTTAACACACAGACTGAGATAGCAGGACATGCTAAACATTGAAAGCGTGCCAGCTCAGCAGGTCATTATATTGCAGTTTAAAACTGGATTGCTGGACAGCTCAGATACAAGCGCAGAAGTTTAAAACTCAGGGAGCGAGCCACATCAGATTCCTGCTTTTATCAAATCCATATCGACTGAATTTAGACCCTAATGAGTTTACTTGAAGAACCGTGCCTGCGTATCACCTGACTGCAAACCCGGCCTTTCATTGGCCCACAGCATTCCTTTCAGAATTGCATTCCATAGCACAGAGGAGGGATCAAAAACGCATTGGAACAAGCGGTATCTAATTAAATTGGGGGGCTGTTATTTTGGGGGTCCCTATCTGCATATTCAATTCTTTCCCTTCACTGTTTTACAACACCACGCTCGACTGACATTAATTTAGGAGAACGTTCATCTCCTTACGAACTCTCAAGGTTAAAAAGCCAGGGACTCCCATTGAAATCCATCACAGTCGACCGTTTCCTCACATGGTCACCGGTTTTGAACCGCAGGTCAAGTCGCATGATCAGACAGTCACTGTTCCAGTTGAGCACAGTCCTGTCCAGTGAAGAGCaaacagactaatcccagggATTAAAGGAATGAGCTGAGAAGACTCTGGGAACTCATTTATTCACAACAAAGAAGAATTGATTGAAGtctgtacaattttaaaatgagctgACATAGTAAACGTGAATCAATAGCTTAAATGCAGCACAGAAATGCAGGagcagaggacacagctggagaTTATGTGGATTTAGgccagagggaaggagactcttcttcacacagagagtggtgaggggatggaatgggttccctagtcatgttgttgaaggagactcttcttcacacagagagtggtgaggggatggaatgggttacctagtcatgttgctgaaggagactcttcttcacacagagagtggtgaggggatggaatgggttacctagtcatgttgttgaaggagactcttcttcacacagagagtggtgaggggatggaatgggttccctagtcatgttgttgaaggagactcttcttcacagagaCAGTGGTGATcctggaatgggttacctagtcatgttgctgaaggagactcttcttcaatCAGAcatggtgaggggatggaatgggttacctagtcatgttgttgaaggagactcttcttcacacagaagtggtgaggggatggaatgggttacctagtcatgttgactTCCTCTGTCTTCTTCACAAATAGAGTGGTGAGGGAATGGAAAGAGGCTAGCAGCATGAAGGAGACTCTTATTCACAGagcagagtggtgaggggatggaatggttAAAGTCATGAAGgaactcttcttcacacagagagtggtggtAAAGTGGAATGGGAAGccttgtcatgttgttgaaggagactcttcttcacacagagagtggtgaggggatggaatgggcacAGAGAGGTgttggtgaagcatagggaagcattgtaaaagcacagagaggtctggtaaagcacagggaagcattgtaaagcacagagaggtctggtaaagcagagaaAGGAAGCAGCTACTTGATGAAAGGGGGCAAGGAGAAATATTTTGTGGGGAAAAGAAAGAGGCAGCAGCATGTGCACAGTATATTGAAGAGCATATCAATGAGAGCAtagtaaagcataaggaagcattgtaaagcacagagaggtcaggtaaagcatagggaagcattgtaaagcacagagaggtctggtaaagcatagggaagcattgtaaagcacagagaggtctggtaaagcacagggaagcattgtaaagcacagagaggtctggtaaagcatagggaagcattgtaaagtacataGAGGTCTGATGAAGCAtttgaaaaacatggcaaaccaaggtaaactatggtaaatgcacagcataaCCATGGGGAAAACATTTAGAAGTGTTGCCAATGAAGAGCGTTTGTATTGAGCGGACTGACAGCACTGGATGCTGAAGCTGTACTGGATGAAGTGTTTATATTTAATCCCCTGCAGTGTTCGGACTGGGGCTGTAAACAGCtgcctttttttaattatccttTTTCTCAATTCCTGACAATGGCTCGACAGCTGTGGCTATGTGATGTGGCACCATCTGTCCTGCTCTGTCAGTAACCTTCATTGGagtcttctagtttcagtaacactgatgaaggctctagagcccaaacgctggtctgcttgactcagtttagtttcagtaacactgatgaaggcactagagcccaaacgctggtctgcttgactcagtttagtttcagtaacactgatgaaggcactagagcccaaacgctgctctgcttgactcagtttagtttcagtaacgctgatgaaggcactagagcccaaacgctgctctgcttgactcagtttagtttcaataacactgatgaaggctctagagcccaaacgctgctctgcttgactcagtttagttttgGTAACGTTGATGAAGGCAAATAGAGCCCAAagactggtctgcttgactcagtctcttctggtttcaGTAACACTGCTGACCTATGAAGTGCAGCAGAATTCCTGGATGACAAGCTGAACGTGAACTTTGTTTTACTAGAGTGCGACTagagtttaaattaaaatacacgcCTGCAATGATTTTAAACTGCACGTTTAAGACTGTATAGTGAATGGAGGTATGTGGCAAGTAAGATATATAACTATTTTGGTAGCTATTCCCTTAAAAGCATGATGGGTAGAGGATAATATAAATGTGACACAGGGAAACACTCTGAATGACTGCATGCACAATTATAAAACAAGGGAGGGCGAAACAAACTATAAAGACCTCTTGTGCTGGATATGAGAAATCGGCATGCAAATGTAATAGATTACTGCCccctactggaaaaaaaaagtatatttaagcTTTATTTAAGCAGGAGGTTCATTTGAGGTACATTTGAAACTTAGGTAAATAGGTTTAGCATCTGCCCCAAAGTTTCAAGTCTTTTCGGTAAACCCAGTCAGAATTAATGCTGACATCTTACAATAGAAAAGGACagcaatacatatatattaataaaatctcATTAAAACTCATTAAtctcatacaaataaaatctcattaaacctgttttgtttgtttttttaaccaaaaaccaGACACATTAAAACTAGCCCTGAATAACAAAGATACACACAGACCACAAtgcactcacttttttttttttaaatcatttgtatCCAGCTCAAATTGAATCTATTAAATATCACAGAGAAAGAACACACACAATCTACAGAGAAAGCCTCAATATACACTTCAAATCAAAATatgcaaatcatttaaaataacgCAAGGTCATGCATGTTAAAACATACTGCAGCAAATCACAGCCTGTGTTTAGGAACGCGACCTCGATCAGGCCAGGAGGTAATTCATCACATTCAGCAGCAAATTTGAATTGGAAATTCTTTGCATCCGAGATTTTGCATCCGAGATTATCATAcgcttttaaatgtgtacatcaTTCGCAACTACAACCATGCCAGTTAATATCGAATCGGTCTGGAATATAATGCTAATTTCATTCTACATTTTACTGAGCTCTCCCACATCCAGCTGCAAGAATTCTGGGTTCTGTAGAGACTAGCTCAAAACCCTGAAAAAACTACAGCGACCCAAAGTAAAAACATTACAACCCACGGTCACAGGCTGCTATTGCCTGCTGTGTGCAGGACAACACTCGACGCTGTTATTTTAACTAGAAAGCCCTGAATGTATAGTTATAACATCGCATCTCACCCTGTGTAGCACAGTTATGCTCTTCAAAAAGCAACTTAACTGCATGTTTTGACTGGAAGGGAATCAGTCAGAGTCACAGGTGGAAGGCGTAGTTGTTAAATCcaggataaaaaaaatgaattttctagggttacattttttttaataaataactagATTTAACATTGCATCTATAGGGTATGATTTTTCCTTTCAAAAGGGGACCAGTGATAAGAGTTAAGAAAAACGTACAACAAGCTAAAGGAAGATCAGGGTATTTTTAACCCTTGGTTCGCTCTGCTTTAAGAGAGGCAGTAGCTAGCGCTATTACAAggctaaataaataacaggattTGAAACCTTTGTCAAAGCTAGCGCTTCTTCACCACTCAGCAGATCTTGTAGTTCTTCTCAAAGAAACGCAATTTCTCTGACAAACTTCAAAattattaattgattgaaaacacTAGGAAAGACTTAAAAACTGAAATCGCTGAAGACATAAGACTTCTAGTTGAATCGCTGAAGACGCTTGAAATGATTccaagtcaaaatgtttgtccaaAACTTTTAGCATTTCTATATGCAGTGTTTTATACTTCCGGGTGATCTCATTAGAAATTTGTGATGCCAAAACTCAAAttctgacaaacattttgactacaaGTCTGTCTAATTCATTTAAGACTTTGAGAAGAACTGAAGACGTCAAAGTTGTTTCAATTAGCACCCTACAGTCATGAGATCTTCAGTAGAACTTGTCGTCAATGCGGAAGTGTGGTCTGCTCACGTCTTCAGGGTTTAGGAAGACAGAGATGGATTTCCCAGGGTTCTCTGTGACCAGCTGCTGCAGTCGCTTGGCCATGCGGTCCTCCTGGGGCTGGGGGGCTCCAGGGCTGGATCCTGGGGAGAGAGCAGTAGTGTTCCCCCTTCCTCCCTGGAGCTTGAGCCTGGCTGCTGCCCTTGCTTGCTCCAGGGCTGTGCGGAGGTGCTCAGCTGGGTCCGAGCGAACGCAGGCCAGCTTGCGCGCCAGGAGCAGGGCAGTGGAGTCGGAGAGGTGCTCGAACATGTTGCACTGCGGGAGAAAGTAACTGAGGCAGCTCTTATTGAGGAGCGCGCTGGCCAGCTCATCCAGCAGGCCCAGTAAGAGAGGGCCGGTGCTTTCTTGGGAGAGGTAAGCTGGGGGGAGGCGGTCACAGGCCCAGAACATAAGTGTGCGCAGGTGGTAGGGGCTGACGGCAGCTTTGGGGCGGGAGATGAGTTTGGAGATGATGGCTTTGGCTGCCTGGAAGGCGTGGGCTAAAGGGAGAGGGACGCACTTCTTGAGCTGAACTTCGCTGCGGGAGAATGCCAACCGCCACTCCTTATCGGGCTGCGCGGCTCCTTCGATGTCTCTCACCAGCAGCTCCTTGCTGGATGCCGAGCAGCAGGGCAGGAGGTAGAAGCCACTGATGACTTCTTCTTCAGTGATCTTCCCGTCCCAGAAATGGTTTTCCGTCAGCCAGCCCTGGGCGACCGCTGGCCAGCCCCTGAAGGAGACCACTGGAACCAGGTCATAGAGGATCCGGCTTGACCCAGCCTGCAGAATCAGGGTGGTCACGGGCCCGTTGCGCTCCACCCTCTCCGGGATCGGGGTGCCCCTCTGGGGGTTGTGTCGAAGTTTGTTCACTACTTTCAGAACGGATTCCGAGAACCAGTCTGCCACTAGGGTCGGGGAGAAGTAGAAGCCTTCACCCCCTTCCCCAGCAGCCTCCTCCTGGGCTCCCCTGCAGCAGCTTTGCCAGCGAGAGAGTGTGGCCTGCTCACACAGGCGCAGACTCAGCCAGGAGTGGCAGGGAGGAGACTGGCGCATGTCCAGAGTGACCGGCTGGTTTCGGTCATGGAGTTTCAGAGCTGGCACCAGTAAGGTAAAGTCTAAGTCATAGTCCGCTCCCTTGGCGTAGTCGCCCAGATCCTCAGGACTCAGGTCTAGGACCCCCTCTCGAGCCCCACCAGACAGCAGCAGGTACTCGTTGGCTACTGGCAGCCTCTGGTCTAACTGCTGGACAAGCCctgcgaggagagagagagagagagagagagagagagagagagagagagagagagagagagagagacagacagaggagaggggagagggagagagaggaacagagagagaaagacagacggagaggaga of Polyodon spathula isolate WHYD16114869_AA chromosome 48, ASM1765450v1, whole genome shotgun sequence contains these proteins:
- the tmem102 gene encoding transmembrane protein 102, whose protein sequence is MASVAPKPAVLDFRSGASMERVSELVQELLHLEQSEFGDQTALEVHTAKDFVFSMLGLVQQLDQRLPVANEYLLLSGGAREGVLDLSPEDLGDYAKGADYDLDFTLLVPALKLHDRNQPVTLDMRQSPPCHSWLSLRLCEQATLSRWQSCCRGAQEEAAGEGGEGFYFSPTLVADWFSESVLKVVNKLRHNPQRGTPIPERVERNGPVTTLILQAGSSRILYDLVPVVSFRGWPAVAQGWLTENHFWDGKITEEEVISGFYLLPCCSASSKELLVRDIEGAAQPDKEWRLAFSRSEVQLKKCVPLPLAHAFQAAKAIISKLISRPKAAVSPYHLRTLMFWACDRLPPAYLSQESTGPLLLGLLDELASALLNKSCLSYFLPQCNMFEHLSDSTALLLARKLACVRSDPAEHLRTALEQARAAARLKLQGGRGNTTALSPGSSPGAPQPQEDRMAKRLQQLVTENPGKSISVFLNPEDVSRPHFRIDDKFY